GAAAGCTGAAGGATGGCGGTCGACATATCTGCAGCAAGGGGGGAGTCTTTCTGGAATGCCTGCAAAGAAAAAACAATGGACACATGCTACCTTGAGATGCAATGCAACAGGACAAATGCCCAAATGAAAGCGAATGAAAGGCATATAACAAGTTactaaaaaaagaagaaggcaCAGAACAAGATAAAGGCGATGAACATACAAATCCCCATCCTTCCCTTGTGAACTGCTGTCCCACAATCTTGAAGTTGCAGTAGTGTGACAGGAAGATATCGATATATGGCTTCTCGTCGATAATTGCAGCAACACCGCCATTTTTTGGTCCACGGGTAAGGGCATCAGCGTATTCCTGGATCGTGTTCAGTTGCACCAATCGAGACTCAGGAACGTTGAGGTTTATCATCAGGTATTTCTTGGTGAATTTTCCAGTCTGGTATCCAATAGGTAAAGAGCTTGATATGAGACTGTCAAGTCCTGTAATTCCTGTCGCGAGCTGTTGGACCGTCAGGATTGACGTCAAGCTGGCAGTGTAGCTTGAAGTGATGATCAACACGACGAACATCCATATGATTAACACGAAACGCCCGAGCGCGGTTCCGGTGTTCTGCCCTGAAGGTGAGAGTTTTTTTGTCAAGAAGTTTCTCCCCATGcagtgaaaaaaaaaatcatgaggAAGTTGATGTCATTGAGGCATCTAGTAGTGGTCTTACTGTGTGAGAAGAACATTGTTGAGAAGCTGAACCTGAAAGAGAAGCACACAATGTATATATGGTTAACTCCTAAAGTTAGCAACTAAGCATTCAGAAAAGAACACaaatagaaaaagagaaaaatgaaTAAAGCCTCGAACATTTTGACCCATATAATGGTACTGCCAGTATGAATTTTGACTAAAGCCAGGTATGGTAATAAACTAGGATAAAACACATCCTTAGATAGAGGCTTAGAGTAGCAACAGAGACAACGTACCAGAATATTGTTATGATTTGATTACGTGGAGGCCCTCGAAATTCCTCATTAGTCCGATGTTCGAGTAGCCACACCACAATTCCCACCAAAATGAAAAGAGCGCCTATGACAGACCACATCTCCCATGTGAAAGGTTTAAGGAAAGCCCAGGCGTTTGAGCTTACATGTTTCACCGGCGCCACTATCACAAGCCCTGAATCAATGTAAGGCTGTGTGTACTCAGCAAGCCGTGTTCCATTTCTCACTATCGCAAAGTCGCCTACAGCTGCATCAAGTGTCTGAATGAAAATGAAACAAACAAATCAGAGGATCGTCAACAAATTAAAGCTAATGGTGAAACAAACTGGGATGACAAAGAATGAGGACATACATTGGAAGCAACCATCCCAACAATGCCGACGTAACTAGGGTTCTTTGTGCCATCCCCAATAGGTACAAACTGGTAAGGAACTGGGTAAGGGAGCAGTTTAATTGCTGACTTGAAAACATCAATGCAGTAACCCCTCACAGTATCAGGGCTACTGCCTGACACCAATATCTTGAAGCTTGGTTTAACTGGGACCCCAACTCTGAGAGGCTGGCCATTGTTTGGAAACACCCAGCCCCTAGGTATATCAGTTGAATCACCAGGCCATACCACATTCTTCAGCTGATAGGCACTGTTGGATGCATTTGATGGCATCTGATACAAAATTTCAGGAGCAGCCACAGAAAGGCCTGAATAGTTGGACCAATAGCCAACCAAGCTGGCGCCGGAGCGGCCAACATTGAGGATATCATAAGCTGGGCGTACCAAATTGCCGCCTGAATCAAATCGGACTGGACCTGTTAGACCTGTGAAGTTTGTGAGGAGAAGTTGCTGCAGCATCTGGTCACCACCGTCGAATATCTTGAGACTTGACAGACGCAAAGTGGTGCCGTTTGGATCACGCAGCCTTGGATCTGTTGAGAAGTTGATATGTTGCCCAGCATTGAGAAATTGGTCGACAGAGCGAGCAACGGCCCAAACTGAGTCATAAGCATAGAAAGCATATGAGTTCAGTCCAGAAGTCATACTTCTGTTACGAGCCACAGTGTTCCATCTAGATATGAACTTTTTCTTGGCATCAGAATCAGGAGTGTGCTGACGAAGAACAATTACTCCCTGAATATTACTTATGTATTTAGGATCTCTAGATGAGGGGGAGGAATCGAGGACAGCAGCTAGCCAATCAGTTACTATCCAGACATAGCCACTGGCCATCATCTGGAGCTTCTTAGCTGCAGAAAATACCCTCAAACCTGTGTCAGGATTGACATGCACAACCATGACCCTTGATTCCATCATGTTTGCTCTAAACAGTACATCACGGATCACATCTGTGTTTGAATTTGGAGGAATAGCTGCTTTATATGAAACCTGTGCCCTCTTCAATGCAAGCGCATCGCCGAGAGCCGAGACGCCACCTCGCCCATAATCGTCGTCGACGTATATAGCAGTCACCCTTTTCCACTGATAGTAATCAACAATGCTAGCAACGGCATTCATTTGGAAGTAGTCACTTGTGGTTGTCCTTAAGAAGTAAGGATACTCTGATGCAGAAAGAGTTGGATCCGTTGCCGCAAATGATAGAAGAGGAACATGTAACTCATTGACAACTTGAGAGATGACATGGCCTATCCCAGAGGATTGTGGGCCAATCACAGCAACTACATTTTTCTCCATTAGCTCCAAAGCTGCAACCAAGTAAGGTTTCTATGAATCAGTTCATGCATTCACCATTAAAGTGAGTAGCAGTGATAGTTGATGAActgtttgtttcaaaaaaaaatagttGATGAACTGAAGTTAAATTCGGGTGTCTTGCAATTGCAACCCAAGAAAAGATAACTTATTCTACTCGTAGCCAAGGTTCTAGGATTCTTTTCAGAAAAAAAATCGTAGCCCGCCGAATTGGACGAAATTCGGAAATTTCGGACCGGTGTCCACTAATTTCAACAAATCTGAACAAAATTTCCTCAACCGGTTAGACATGGCAGTTGGCGTGGAGAGGGTATATGCGGCGCCGGTGTGGAACGCGCAGGCGGCGGGGAGGGCGGCGACgacgcggtggtggcagcagggGGTGCAGATGGCGGTGAGGACGCGGCGGCGGGCGTCGAGGAGCGGCCATGGCACGGGGGCGGCGTCGAGGAGCGTCCATGGCGCGAGCTCGGATGTCCGGGAAGCAATCACGGTCTCGCGGTGGCTGCGGGAGAGCTGGCGCAGGCGGCGACGAGCGGCGACTCGCAAGCAAACCGTTTGGCGTTGGCTGCGGACCGTGAGCAGTGCCGGTCGCAACGGCCTCGTGAATCGTGATCATGTATAaaattttaatatatatatagacactaattttatttacaaaacgaaagcaaattcaataacatatttttaatttaacatatcTGATAATTATCGgggaacaatatagattaagcaatatatttatagatgtatgataattatcgaggaacaatgtagattaaaaaagcaaTATATCTGTTTCCTTTTCTCATCCATGACAAATATTTTTTAGGTAACAttataaaattctaacacctaaattagaagaaaaaatatgactatatgggtacaaagtactagaagtctggaatactatataaataattaatttggattaaaaataaaaaggaaaaatacccTTGGCCTAAACAACTGATCAGTGGTCGCAATTCGGAAGAAGCCAAGAataagatgtcgtcgtcgtggagccctgcctggtcaccgtcctcgtgcgccgtgtctccggtagtctagctcttcgcgggGGCGCGGCTCGCTAGCTCCGCGTGTGTAAGACGCAcgtcgcgaactcacgatcagagtgtgccgtgtgcagcgtgactcctcgcctcctctctacccgatGGCTGTGGGGaaagaaaactaagaaagaaaTACCGATGTTGTCTTTTTGGGCCGTCTAGCCACttctatgtctctcttctcattagcttgctaatgcctaatggactataggaccTAGGGTTTGTATACCTAGGCTTGGACCCCTCATCCGCTTGGGCCttcggccgtcgcacctcgtgTCCTACCCCTAGGGCCGGCACTGACCGTGAGGAAGGGCCTGCTTGGTTTCCTCGGGTTCCAAACACTACCATGATGACCTGTAATGCTCTCTACCCGAGCATCCGTTTGGCCGGACAAATGCATTTGCTGGCCCTGTGGATTATGTCTGACCGGCCTAACTCCCTTTCtccattttattaaaaaaatctgGATAGACCCGCCTCGCGCTGCGCACCGAACCCGCTTCGCACGCGCTGTTGCGCCTCACGCCTCGTGAGCGGACCCGCCTCGTGCCACGCACCCCGCCCGTGTCTCACACCATTCGTGCCTCGTGCCTCGTGCCTCACGCCGCCCACGCCTTGCGCTGTGCTTTCAGCGTCCGTGTCAATGAGCCATCATTGGCTGCGGCAAATAGATGAGCACATATTACAACTTTTCATATGTTTACGTTGTgtatattttatctggatgttgcaaaagtagatctggtgttacatatgttgcaatggctatatatgtatgttgcaagtgtatgtttcagctgtttcaaacgtatgttgtaagtgttttcatctggatattgcatatgttgcagtggctatacacgtttgttgcaagtgtgttttccaaatgtttcagctatttcatctgtatattgcatatgttgtagtggctatgcacatatgttgcaagtgcatgTTCTAAATTTTTCacttgtttcagacgtatgttataagtgttttatctagatgttgcatatgttgtagtggTTATACACATGTGTTAGAAAcgtatgtttcagttgtttcaccTTGTTTCAGTACGTTGCAGTAGGTGCTGCTCCTCATGCGCTGCGACTCTCGGACACGCAGAACCAGGTGCCCCAGCACCACCAGGCTTGGTCCCCATGGTGGAGCATGCAGTCGAGTCAACACATGAGTATGCACGCTGTGCTCCCTGCCTCCCTCTTTCCCTCTCTCTCGCATTAGGACACACACATTGTACTCTTTCTCTCTCGCATTGGGGTATACACGCTGTGCTCCCTCTCTTGCATATAGCTGGACGGGCCCACACACATGCTCTCCCGAGCAGACGCAACAGGAGGAGACGCGGGCCGTAGCAGTGCATGGGTAGGCGCAGCAGCACGCGCGGGTGCGGGCGCTAGCATGACCCAAAGATAAATGTGAGGCCATATAACCTGTGTTACTAGCAATGAAGAGCAAATGcagccccgttcgcgtgcccttaaacccagcttgatccgtttcttttttttcatccagaacagtgtttttctctcacaaattcctccagaattccttcaaaccatccaaattcctccataaccataccatccgaACAAGGCCAATACAGGCTACCTGGCCCCACATTCATCAATCGATATATTTTATATTTATATAGGGTTCCACTGTGATCTGCTGCTATGCAATGTCCTACGTACAGTACACCTCTTGTTTGGTGCAACCAAAAACTTGTCTAACCAAAATTAAGGCATATATTGATTTTGATTAAGAAAATGGACACACCAAATTTTATGGTTAAAATCATGGTAAACTCATGAGGAAGAGGTATCCACTACTATGTTATGGCCCTCAACCAAATGCATTTCTATAATCTTTTGCCCTAATTTGGGGGGCCTTAAATTTGATAAATCTATGTTTTGGTTAGGCAAGTTTTAGAAGTCAACTTGCAGGCCCAAAGTTTTTAGGGCCTACTTGGTTGCAAGCCGTTTTTTTATCAAGCCAAAATATGGGTAAATTTAAGAAATTTGATATGTAATTGGTTTGGTGCCAAAATTTTAGGAAAACAGTTTCGTCCTCTTTTTTTTGGTACCAAACGAAGTCCCAACATTGGTTGTCTTACAAAATACTCCATATTGGCTTACTCTAATATTGGTGTAACCATATTTTGGCTTGCCTTAAGGGCATATTTTGTAGCGCTTTGGCTCCGGCACCGCGTCAGCGGAGCTGCGCCAAACAGATACGGGAGGAGGAGCGCTTCTACACCACAGCAGAGCCCTTTTTGGCATACGGAGGCGGAGCCATGATTTGTAGCTCCGCTAATCCGGTGGAGAAACAACGTGGATGGAGCCCGACCAAACACGGTCTAATATTGGCATCATAAAAATTACTTGTAACTAAATAGACCCTTACTTAGCATCGTATTGATATGATGGAGGAATATTTGTGGGCTCTTTGTTGGGCCTTAGACTGACTCCAACCATGATACCCAAATCCAACACCTATATCTCGGTTTGGGTCCGGCACGGGGAAAAAAAGTCACCACGCAAAAGTGAGCCTCTCCAACAGACCGCAAACGCAAAAGCCCCCAAATCCGCCGGAGGTCGCCGCTCGTCCGTCCAGGACCGCGCCAAGGACATCCTCGTCGTCGTCTCCGGCCTCCACGCGCGCTCCTCCTCCAACACCGacggcgggcgcgggcgagctccgccccagCGCGGAGGACCCCGGATCCTTGCTCCCTGACGGCCGCGCCCCGCTCCCCGCCTCGCCGCGCGCTCCTCCTCCAAcaccggcggcgggcgcgggcgagctccgcctcggccacggcgcgggcgagctccgcctctgCCACAGCGAGGGCGAGCTCCGCCTCTGCGCGCGGCCCcacggcgcgggcgagctccgcttCTGCGCTGGCGAGCTCGGCGATTTGCGTCTCGAGGAGAGAGGGGACGCTTTTTTGCCTGGCGTTCAGGGGAGCAGGCAAAATGCGTCGGGTGTATGGGTCTACCATTGGAGGAGGTTTTCGGGAAGGCAAACAACTGTAGGGGACCTAAAAATGGGTCTGGGTCTTAGATTAGCCACAATGTGAGTCACAATCGATGCTGAAACAAGGAAAAGTGAGTTTGGACATCGGATAGTGCCATTGTGTGAAGTGATGCCGAGCTTAAAAAAGCTAGCATCAAGTAACCTATATGCATTGATGATGAGGAAGTAAAAAATCATTTCTCAGTCAGCGTCGATGTTTTCTCACTCATAGGAAATGAAGATGATGGTCTGATGTTGGTTCCCACAGGCGCATGTCGATGCTGAACACTGTGACGTTTGGTGTTTTCTCAACATTGGTTTTGCATGGATGCACGCCCTCAATTAATAGTGGATAGTCTTAGAATGGGCTAAAAATTTGAATCGGACCAAATATTTTAGCTGGTTTAGTTTTATCTCGGGCCGGATGGAAATAAACGAGTCGTAACTATAAGATTCAGCCTGTTATTTTCTGAAAAAAAATGGAAACTAGTATGTTGCATTGTGTTAAAACAAAGAAGTCTCATGAAACCTATTTGTTTTACTTTATTCTGGGGTTCAAACATGACGCAAAGGAAAAGGAATCTTGGATTGGAATAAAGTAAAGAATTTGATGCTCCGCAACAgttaaaatatgtttttttttgcACCTTACAAAAATACCTTAACCAATTTCATAGTTATGCCATTGTCGTACCACTCCACCGGCTTGtgtctttttttttccttctatATATTGCCAGGAAATCAGGTTAATATTCTTAGGTAATGTTGGCTAGATAGAATGGTATGGATACGGATATGCGAACACACATACGGATATTGCGAGGGAAATCGGGATAGAAGAATTATTCTTATATTGAAATTTTGGCTTTACATAATCTTAAATgaaaaaaattccaacttaaatatTTTAGATCTCGTTTATCACTACAACTTTTATAAAGCGTGTGTCTCCATTTGAGACCATTTGAAAAATTTGATAAATTAAATTTTAAGAATTAACAAAAGATCTTAaacaatctcaaatgaaaaagtcttCAATTACAAAGTTCTAGATCTCACCGTTCTCTATGATTTCCATACAAATTCTGTCTACATCCGACTTTATTTAATGAATTTATTTGTTATGTGGTTATTTTTAAAGACTATCCGACTTTATTTAATGAATTTATTTGTTATGTGGTTATTTTTAAAGACTATTGACTTGTACCTGTCCATGAAAATCAATTTCCATATAAATTCTGTCTACATCCGACTTTATTTAATGATTTTATTTGTTATGTGGTTATTTTTAAAGACTATTGACTTGTACCTGTCCatgaaaatcaatttttagagacCATTGACTAAGTCGATTGCCTCTAAAGTTCACCCATTAAAATGGTAGTTGACATAAGCAACCGTCGTTAGAAATCATATTTTTAGAGATGTTTTTTTAAGCCGATCACCTCTGAAAATATCTATACTTCTACTAGGGGAATTGTCCTTAAAAATGTATCTTCAGGGGGCGGTTTGTAAGCTATAGTGCTCCTAGGACTAGTTAAAAATGCTTTGCTCAGTGAGCTCTACTTGAAAAATAGGAGGTGTATATGAAAATTATTTATAGTAATGTGTACAAAAAGTGGGATTTTATGAGTAGAATGAGGGATTTGGGTTCATATGATCCGAAAGCGTCCATGATGTTAAAAAATGAACATCTATGTAATTTTCAACCATGCTTGTGGGCATCTCACACGTTGTGAACTGAGTGCTCCACCACTACACTCGCCATCATAAGGTCCCCTCCATTCCGCCTCCTATGTGGTGATGAGAGGGAAGGGATGGAATGGCTCGACCCACAGTAACAGAGGATTTCAACCTGGGCTAGAGGGTAATTTAGACCATTATGGTTTCTATGCATTGTTTAGGACAGGATAAATCACGATTTTATTTGAGTTTTAGGTGGGCAATATTTTTTTGTCGGCGAATTATAAAGTAGACTTTTATGCTTTCTTTTACTAAGATACAAGTAAAATTTGAAGTCATAAAAGGTTACCCGTGGAAAAACCTATAGAGATTCTCCCATAGATATTAGGATTAGTGCTGACCATAATATATATTTCAATACATCTATGAACAAAAAACTTTTACGAAAATCCTAATCTTTGATTGACACATGCATGAACGAGGAAAGAGCTACTCTCTCGTCCTAAAATATAGTGCAGCGTGACTTCTAAAATTTATATtaaaatataatgcattctacaTAATGGTTATGTTTAGATTTGGCAAAGTTTGTTAAAAAGGAAATCATGATTTAAGGAGAAACTCTATAATTGAAATAATCTATGGATACATGTGTTATTTGGGTGTTCTCTTTAATTGTCTTATATTTTTTAGAATGcactgtattacacgacaaatggAGGCGGCAGATGCGAAGCGGAAAAAAGAAACCAACCTTTGATGGTGCCAAGGAAGCCGCTGCAGTTGGTGTCCATGGGCATCAAGTTGAGCTTGGTCCCCGAGAGCACCTTGGCGTCCGCGTTGacgtcgtcgacggcgagctcgaTGGCGAGCTGCGCGGCGCGGCCAATCGTGGAGTCGTACGTGAAG
The nucleotide sequence above comes from Miscanthus floridulus cultivar M001 chromosome 18, ASM1932011v1, whole genome shotgun sequence. Encoded proteins:
- the LOC136520862 gene encoding glutamate receptor 3.5-like — protein: MMGGVAQLVVVTVLLATAAAAARTASAAGARPSEVAVGALFTYDSTIGRAAQLAIELAVDDVNADAKVLSGTKLNLMPMDTNCSGFLGTIKALELMEKNVVAVIGPQSSGIGHVISQVVNELHVPLLSFAATDPTLSASEYPYFLRTTTSDYFQMNAVASIVDYYQWKRVTAIYVDDDYGRGGVSALGDALALKRAQVSYKAAIPPNSNTDVIRDVLFRANMMESRVMVVHVNPDTGLRVFSAAKKLQMMASGYVWIVTDWLAAVLDSSPSSRDPKYISNIQGVIVLRQHTPDSDAKKKFISRWNTVARNRSMTSGLNSYAFYAYDSVWAVARSVDQFLNAGQHINFSTDPRLRDPNGTTLRLSSLKIFDGGDQMLQQLLLTNFTGLTGPVRFDSGGNLVRPAYDILNVGRSGASLVGYWSNYSGLSVAAPEILYQMPSNASNSAYQLKNVVWPGDSTDIPRGWVFPNNGQPLRVGVPVKPSFKILVSGSSPDTVRGYCIDVFKSAIKLLPYPVPYQFVPIGDGTKNPSYVGIVGMVASNTLDAAVGDFAIVRNGTRLAEYTQPYIDSGLVIVAPVKHVSSNAWAFLKPFTWEMWSVIGALFILVGIVVWLLEHRTNEEFRGPPRNQIITIFWFSFSTMFFSHRQNTGTALGRFVLIIWMFVVLIITSSYTASLTSILTVQQLATGITGLDSLISSSLPIGYQTGKFTKKYLMINLNVPESRLVQLNTIQEYADALTRGPKNGGVAAIIDEKPYIDIFLSHYCNFKIVGQQFTREGWGFAFQKDSPLAADMSTAILQLSESGKLQSIHDEWFTKPSCATDDESNLGATRLGLGSFWGLFLICALICLLALVMFFIQVCWQYKQYSNSEDADEPSAAGADGAVKRQRRLSGLGSFKEIVKFVDMKEEEIMKKSMKRRSGEKDNPAAAGFSDAQSVASA